The following proteins are co-located in the Deltaproteobacteria bacterium HGW-Deltaproteobacteria-2 genome:
- a CDS encoding ribonuclease, translated as MKHIMLVNAVHKEQMRMATVNEKGILVDFNIEMPTREPITGNIYKGIVLKVERGLQAAFVDYGGSKDGFLPLKDVSPENLTEQENGQDHSRPVLKAGQEIIVQAVREAIGNKGALLTSYVSLPGRYLVLLPNKPGSGISRKVEDEEDRQKIKNIMKQIKIPESMGFIVRTAGFNRTKQEIARDYQHLVRLWKEINKKASSLSKTSMIYQETDFGVRSLRDYLTSEIDEILVDDLETFRKMRAYLRAISPRYIRILKHYKEKTPLFDNYHLEDQIRVIYQERVDLKSGGHIVINPTEAMITIDVNSGRASNKKNIEETAFKTNIEASEEIARQLRLRDLGGLIVIDFIDMMDKKHIAEVEKSFKTALSIDKARIQLSRISKFGILELSRQKKQSTIQEISYTKCPFCKGSGLRQSLEAAALGAFRKIESEAVKGICSELKIILPHEIADYILNRKRSELLDLESEFDIALNIAGSAEIPWDKVEIRQIAREHVDDQDLPEETKDAEVQEVSRSNVEEKASANGEKHTKKKNRRRPRHKKRKPTEASTGTSPVMNGASAIVREVHEEDTLPAADNIPAKSSPFIIEPAKPEEIIVTSKEDEQEDHISETETNRKDEE; from the coding sequence ATGAAGCACATTATGCTAGTTAACGCTGTTCACAAAGAACAGATGCGGATGGCTACGGTTAACGAAAAAGGCATTTTAGTTGATTTCAACATTGAAATGCCGACGAGAGAACCGATTACCGGCAACATTTATAAAGGTATAGTTCTTAAAGTTGAACGCGGCCTTCAGGCGGCTTTCGTTGATTACGGAGGCTCTAAAGATGGGTTCCTTCCTCTAAAAGATGTCAGCCCCGAGAATTTAACCGAACAGGAAAACGGCCAGGACCATAGTCGGCCTGTTCTGAAGGCTGGGCAGGAAATAATAGTACAGGCTGTTAGAGAAGCGATTGGCAACAAAGGAGCTCTTCTTACCTCTTATGTTTCTCTTCCCGGCAGATATCTGGTTTTACTTCCCAACAAACCCGGCAGTGGAATTTCCCGCAAAGTTGAAGATGAAGAAGACCGGCAGAAAATAAAAAATATAATGAAACAAATTAAAATCCCTGAGAGCATGGGATTTATTGTCAGAACGGCGGGATTCAACCGGACAAAGCAGGAGATTGCCCGTGACTATCAACATCTCGTGCGTCTCTGGAAAGAAATCAATAAAAAAGCAAGCAGTCTTAGTAAAACTTCCATGATTTACCAGGAAACAGATTTCGGCGTACGCAGTTTGCGCGATTACCTTACGTCGGAAATTGATGAAATTCTTGTTGATGATCTGGAAACTTTCCGCAAAATGCGAGCTTATTTGAGGGCTATTTCTCCACGTTATATAAGAATACTCAAACATTACAAAGAAAAAACACCTCTTTTTGACAATTATCATTTGGAAGATCAAATACGCGTTATTTATCAGGAACGCGTAGACCTTAAATCCGGTGGACACATTGTTATCAATCCTACAGAAGCTATGATTACGATAGATGTTAATTCCGGGCGCGCTTCCAATAAGAAAAATATTGAAGAGACAGCCTTTAAAACAAACATTGAAGCCAGCGAGGAGATTGCCAGGCAACTGCGGTTACGGGACTTAGGCGGATTGATTGTTATCGATTTTATTGACATGATGGACAAAAAACATATTGCCGAGGTGGAAAAATCTTTTAAAACAGCACTTAGTATAGATAAAGCGAGAATCCAGCTCTCACGTATATCTAAATTCGGGATACTCGAATTATCAAGGCAAAAGAAGCAGTCGACAATTCAGGAAATCAGTTACACGAAATGTCCTTTCTGTAAAGGCAGCGGTTTACGTCAATCTCTGGAAGCCGCTGCGTTGGGGGCGTTTCGTAAGATTGAATCGGAAGCCGTCAAGGGAATTTGTTCCGAATTGAAAATAATCTTGCCCCACGAAATTGCCGATTACATTCTCAACCGTAAAAGAAGCGAACTGCTGGATTTGGAATCGGAGTTCGATATTGCTTTGAATATTGCCGGTAGTGCGGAAATACCCTGGGATAAGGTGGAAATAAGGCAAATAGCCAGAGAGCATGTTGATGATCAGGACCTTCCGGAAGAAACAAAGGATGCCGAAGTTCAAGAAGTTTCGAGATCGAACGTTGAGGAAAAAGCTTCGGCAAACGGCGAGAAACATACTAAAAAGAAAAACCGCCGGAGACCACGGCATAAGAAGAGAAAACCGACGGAAGCGTCAACGGGAACCTCTCCGGTAATGAATGGCGCATCTGCGATTGTTCGGGAAGTTCACGAGGAAGATACATTACCGGCAGCGGACAATATTCCGGCGAAATCCAGTCCTTTTATTATTGAACCGGCTAAGCCTGAAGAAATTATTGTTACTTCAAAAGAGGATGAGCAGGAAGATCATATTAGTGAAACAGAAACAAACAGAAAAGATGAAGAGTAG
- a CDS encoding threonylcarbamoyl-AMP synthase gives MLFSINSQNPQMRLIKKAVDILRDGGIIIYPTDTVYGLGCDLSNKKGIEKIYELKKRNRKQPLSFVCSDLKHISEYAKVTDYAYKTMKRLLPGAYTFILEASRLVPKIILPKRSTTGIRVPDNQICLSLVKELGQPIISTSVKTEQGETLGDPSVIKEYFGRVVDLIIDGGIIMPQPSSVISLVDDNIEIIRIGKGDISAFL, from the coding sequence ATGCTGTTTTCTATTAACAGTCAGAATCCGCAAATGCGGCTTATTAAAAAAGCCGTGGATATTCTGCGTGACGGAGGGATAATAATCTATCCTACCGATACGGTCTATGGGCTGGGCTGTGATTTATCGAATAAAAAAGGTATTGAAAAAATATACGAATTAAAAAAAAGAAACAGGAAACAACCCCTGAGTTTTGTCTGCTCCGATCTGAAACACATAAGCGAATACGCCAAAGTTACCGATTACGCCTATAAAACCATGAAAAGACTTTTACCGGGGGCTTATACTTTTATTCTGGAAGCATCGCGTCTGGTGCCAAAAATTATTTTGCCGAAACGGTCAACAACGGGTATAAGGGTTCCGGACAATCAGATTTGTCTTTCGCTGGTCAAAGAACTCGGTCAGCCGATAATCAGCACCAGTGTAAAAACAGAACAGGGCGAAACACTTGGCGATCCCTCTGTGATCAAAGAATACTTCGGCCGTGTGGTTGACTTAATTATTGATGGTGGTATTATTATGCCGCAACCATCAAGCGTCATCAGTTTGGTTGATGACAACATAGAAATTATAAGAATAGGAAAAGGCGATATAAGCGCCTTTCTATAA
- a CDS encoding citramalate synthase, with the protein MKNKVLIYDTTLRDGTQGEQTNFSAEEKLRIAQRLDDVHFHYIEGGWPGSNPKDMRFFEMAKAVNFKNSRLTAFGSTRRAHTKTESCPNLKALVKAGTPAAAIVGKSWDLHVTEILKTDLNENLAMIADSIEYLKSMGKEVFFDAEHFFDGYKNNPRYTTKVVKTALAAGADFIVLCDTNGGSLPHEICTIVKKISSSLPLTSAAIHTHNDGGLAVANSIAAVQEGVAMVQGTINGYGERCGNADLITLIANLQLKLGKNCLPPESIKQLTSLSHYVSDVANVPPLNSRPFVGRSAFAHKGGVHVSAVVKNSIAYEHIEPELVGNHRRVLVSDLAGKSNVEYKAKELGIDISKDDALSKKIVHEVKLMEDRGFQFDAADGSLSLLIKKTIGEFIEPFNLECFSVITSRTENNPCLSQATIKISVAGEEELTAAEGNGPVNALDHALRKALTKFYPQIKDMHLVDFKVRTLEGSEGTAAGVRVLLDSTDGEEFWSTIGVSENIIEASWQALVDSIEYKLSKEKNLNIK; encoded by the coding sequence ATGAAAAACAAAGTACTGATTTATGACACAACTTTACGAGATGGTACACAGGGAGAGCAGACAAATTTTTCGGCAGAGGAAAAATTACGCATTGCCCAGCGCCTTGATGATGTTCATTTTCACTACATTGAAGGCGGTTGGCCCGGTTCCAATCCCAAAGATATGCGTTTTTTCGAAATGGCCAAAGCCGTTAATTTTAAAAATTCGCGTCTGACCGCGTTCGGCAGTACGCGCCGTGCGCATACCAAAACGGAGTCGTGTCCGAATTTAAAAGCTTTGGTGAAAGCAGGCACTCCTGCCGCTGCTATTGTCGGGAAATCGTGGGATTTGCACGTTACTGAAATTCTTAAAACCGACCTGAATGAAAACCTGGCGATGATTGCCGATTCTATTGAGTATCTGAAATCAATGGGTAAGGAAGTTTTTTTTGATGCCGAACATTTTTTCGACGGTTATAAAAATAATCCCCGCTACACAACCAAAGTTGTGAAAACGGCACTGGCCGCCGGAGCGGATTTTATTGTTCTTTGCGATACCAACGGTGGTTCTCTCCCTCATGAAATTTGTACCATCGTGAAAAAAATTTCTTCTTCCCTCCCCTTAACTTCTGCCGCAATCCACACGCACAATGACGGCGGACTTGCTGTGGCGAATTCCATTGCCGCAGTGCAGGAAGGGGTAGCCATGGTTCAGGGAACGATCAACGGTTATGGTGAAAGATGTGGCAACGCCGATTTGATAACGCTAATTGCCAATTTACAATTGAAATTGGGTAAAAATTGTCTGCCGCCTGAATCAATCAAACAGCTCACCAGCCTTTCTCATTATGTAAGTGATGTTGCCAACGTTCCGCCGCTTAATTCGCGGCCGTTTGTCGGACGAAGCGCGTTCGCGCATAAGGGGGGAGTCCATGTCAGTGCTGTAGTCAAAAACTCCATCGCCTATGAGCATATTGAACCGGAACTTGTCGGCAATCACCGGCGCGTTTTAGTTTCCGATCTGGCGGGCAAAAGCAATGTTGAATATAAAGCCAAGGAATTGGGCATTGACATTTCTAAAGATGACGCCCTTAGCAAAAAGATAGTGCATGAAGTAAAACTTATGGAAGACCGCGGATTTCAGTTTGATGCCGCCGACGGGTCGCTTTCTTTGCTGATCAAAAAAACTATTGGTGAATTTATCGAACCCTTTAATCTGGAATGTTTCAGTGTTATTACTTCACGCACGGAGAACAATCCGTGCCTTTCTCAGGCAACAATTAAAATATCTGTTGCAGGCGAAGAAGAATTAACCGCTGCCGAAGGAAACGGTCCGGTGAATGCTCTGGATCATGCCCTGCGTAAAGCGCTTACTAAATTTTATCCGCAAATCAAGGATATGCATCTGGTAGATTTCAAAGTCCGCACACTGGAAGGTTCGGAAGGAACAGCCGCGGGAGTCAGGGTGCTTCTGGATTCGACCGACGGCGAAGAGTTTTGGAGCACCATCGGTGTTTCTGAAAATATTATTGAGGCCAGCTGGCAGGCTCTTGTAGACAGTATTGAGTATAAACTGAGTAAGGAGAAAAATCTCAACATTAAATAA
- a CDS encoding cation transporter: MSTHQHQHHNHEKASWGKRLAVSMIMNLIIPAVQIYGGIISGSMALISDALHNLSDFVSLVINYAALLLGKRGPTHKHTFGFKRVEIFATLISVALLYGAGIYIAIEAWQRFRNPQPIAGQLVIWIALLGFAGNFISALMLRAGSKVNLNMKSAFLHMLSDAATSLVVAILGFVWLYKPWFWLDPVFSWLIVAMILFSGWGLIKDSILILMNATPEGINLSDIQKSLESIDGIKEIHDLHVWNPSAENIALAVHITVPDQMLSTVDDLAEKIRHMLYEKFRIDHPILQFESNSCDEAELLCSTVKHHVHD, encoded by the coding sequence TTGTCAACTCATCAGCATCAACATCACAACCACGAAAAAGCATCATGGGGTAAACGCTTAGCCGTTTCCATGATTATGAATCTGATTATTCCAGCGGTGCAGATTTACGGCGGCATTATTTCCGGAAGCATGGCGCTGATCAGTGACGCTTTGCATAATTTAAGCGACTTTGTTTCTCTGGTTATAAACTACGCGGCCCTGCTGCTGGGCAAACGCGGACCAACTCATAAACATACTTTCGGTTTCAAGCGTGTGGAAATATTCGCTACGTTAATTAGCGTAGCTCTGTTGTATGGCGCAGGCATTTATATTGCCATAGAGGCCTGGCAAAGATTCCGGAATCCCCAGCCGATAGCGGGACAACTTGTTATCTGGATTGCTCTTCTGGGGTTCGCTGGAAATTTCATTTCCGCTTTAATGCTGCGCGCGGGATCAAAAGTAAATTTGAACATGAAAAGCGCCTTTCTGCACATGCTCAGCGATGCCGCTACTTCTCTCGTAGTTGCAATATTGGGATTTGTCTGGCTTTACAAACCATGGTTTTGGCTTGATCCGGTTTTTTCCTGGCTGATCGTAGCTATGATATTATTCAGCGGTTGGGGTCTGATAAAAGACAGCATTCTCATTCTAATGAACGCAACTCCGGAGGGAATAAACCTGTCAGATATTCAAAAATCTCTGGAATCAATTGATGGAATCAAAGAAATTCACGACCTGCACGTCTGGAATCCGTCGGCTGAAAATATCGCCTTGGCCGTGCACATTACCGTGCCGGATCAAATGCTCAGCACAGTCGATGACCTGGCTGAAAAAATAAGGCATATGCTTTACGAAAAGTTCAGAATTGATCATCCGATTTTACAGTTCGAGTCTAATTCCTGCGACGAAGCAGAACTTCTGTGCAGCACGGTAAAACATCATGTTCACGATTAA
- a CDS encoding OmpA family protein, translating into MKTIINTLVSLGLVLVLAGCGARSMVVLIPDPDGNVGQLLVANDGGQQVLNENNQSVQLTDKKTAPGKVTTLSAEEIRATFSDALAAQPLPPATFILYFLQDSNELTDESKAVLPQIFQTIQKRGSTDIVISGHTDTVGAKEYNYKLALERAQVTSEILVANGAIPANITVTSHGEGNPLIKTADEVAEPRNRRVEVVIK; encoded by the coding sequence ATGAAAACAATAATCAACACGCTTGTCAGCTTAGGTCTTGTTTTGGTTTTAGCGGGCTGCGGAGCAAGGAGCATGGTCGTACTAATCCCGGATCCTGACGGTAATGTCGGGCAACTGTTAGTGGCGAACGATGGTGGACAACAAGTCTTGAACGAGAATAATCAATCGGTGCAGCTGACGGACAAAAAGACAGCGCCTGGTAAAGTAACAACGCTCAGCGCCGAAGAAATCCGCGCCACTTTTTCCGATGCGTTGGCCGCACAACCTTTGCCGCCGGCAACATTCATCCTCTATTTCCTGCAGGATTCAAATGAACTAACCGACGAATCCAAAGCCGTTCTCCCGCAAATTTTTCAGACCATCCAGAAGAGGGGTTCCACCGATATCGTCATTTCGGGGCATACCGACACGGTTGGTGCAAAGGAATATAACTACAAGCTGGCCCTTGAACGGGCACAGGTAACATCTGAAATACTGGTGGCCAACGGCGCAATCCCCGCCAATATCACCGTAACCTCACATGGGGAAGGAAATCCTCTCATTAAAACCGCTGATGAAGTTGCAGAACCAAGAAACCGTAGGGTAGAGGTCGTGATAAAGTAA
- a CDS encoding ABC transporter permease produces MSWLRIKELVRKEFIQLLSDRRNRALMFIFPFIQMLIFGYVVNYDISNIQMAVLDYSKTHESRRLLDNFTGSNIFHITYNTTDERQMTELLLRGKVDMGIKIDEDFASIIRKGQTAPVQILVDGSMSNMASMRVAYTASILDRFNRETLRELYPMNMSYGKVDARIRTWYNPNLNSRYFFVPGIVAFLVMLTSFILTSIAIIREKEDGTMEQLIVTPLKSYEFIIGKTIPYILLSLFQLFAVTAVAVYWFEIPFKGSLLLLFIATCLFMLSTMGIGLFISTIAATKQQAMMTAFFFVLPFFMLSGFIFPIANMPEIVQWLTYFNPLRFFLVIIRDIFLKGVGFDVLWPQYLALTILGTIVFTGAISRSKKRLD; encoded by the coding sequence ATGAGCTGGCTTCGAATCAAAGAACTGGTACGCAAGGAATTCATTCAGCTTCTCAGCGACAGGCGGAATCGCGCTTTGATGTTTATTTTTCCCTTTATTCAAATGCTGATTTTCGGTTATGTTGTCAATTACGATATCAGCAATATTCAGATGGCTGTCCTGGATTATTCGAAAACACATGAAAGTCGCAGGCTTCTTGATAACTTTACCGGAAGCAATATTTTCCATATCACATATAACACAACTGATGAACGTCAGATGACGGAACTACTGCTTAGGGGAAAGGTAGATATGGGTATAAAAATAGATGAAGATTTTGCCTCCATTATCAGAAAGGGACAAACAGCCCCTGTTCAGATCCTTGTTGACGGTTCGATGAGCAACATGGCTTCCATGAGAGTGGCATACACAGCGTCAATTTTGGATAGATTTAACCGCGAAACTTTGCGTGAACTTTATCCGATGAACATGAGTTACGGTAAGGTGGATGCGCGCATCAGAACATGGTACAATCCCAACCTCAATAGCCGATACTTCTTTGTTCCAGGGATTGTCGCTTTTCTGGTTATGCTTACCTCTTTTATCCTGACATCCATCGCCATAATCAGGGAAAAAGAGGACGGTACAATGGAGCAACTTATTGTCACGCCTTTAAAATCGTATGAATTTATCATCGGTAAAACAATTCCTTACATTCTTTTATCTCTTTTTCAACTTTTTGCCGTTACCGCGGTTGCCGTTTACTGGTTTGAAATACCTTTTAAAGGAAGCCTCCTGTTGCTTTTTATCGCCACCTGCCTCTTTATGCTAAGCACTATGGGTATCGGACTTTTTATATCAACCATAGCGGCAACCAAACAGCAGGCCATGATGACGGCCTTCTTTTTCGTTTTGCCGTTTTTCATGCTCAGCGGTTTTATATTCCCCATCGCCAACATGCCCGAAATTGTGCAATGGCTTACGTATTTTAATCCGCTGAGATTTTTTCTGGTAATCATTAGGGATATTTTCCTTAAAGGAGTTGGATTTGATGTGCTCTGGCCGCAATACCTTGCGCTGACCATACTGGGGACAATCGTTTTTACCGGCGCCATCAGTCGCTCTAAAAAACGGCTGGATTAG
- a CDS encoding ABC transporter ATP-binding protein, translated as MTHSGSDSITVNNLEKKFGQFVAVNRITFSVKKGEIFGFLGANGSGKSTTIRMLCGIITPTSGGGIVAGHDIIKEAEEIKQSIGYMSQKFSLYEDLTPFENLRFYLGIYNVPRKQWTERIDWVLNMAQLQDVRNRKTKDLPQGWRQRLALGCSLLHKPDILFLDEPTSGVDPVTRGHFWNFIKQLAAAGMTVFVTTHYMDEARFCERIVMINEGRIVASGTPAEIINNACPDKPDADLNDAFIKLMTRDSN; from the coding sequence ATGACTCATTCCGGCTCTGATTCCATAACTGTCAATAATCTGGAGAAAAAATTCGGCCAGTTTGTTGCCGTCAACAGAATCACTTTTTCAGTAAAAAAAGGAGAGATATTTGGATTTCTGGGTGCGAATGGCTCCGGCAAATCCACAACAATCCGTATGCTTTGCGGCATAATTACACCCACATCCGGCGGCGGAATAGTAGCCGGGCACGACATAATAAAAGAAGCGGAAGAAATCAAACAGTCAATCGGTTACATGTCGCAGAAATTCTCACTTTATGAAGATTTGACTCCCTTTGAGAATCTGCGATTTTACCTGGGGATATACAATGTTCCCCGGAAGCAGTGGACGGAGCGCATCGACTGGGTTTTGAATATGGCGCAACTGCAGGACGTGCGCAACCGCAAAACCAAAGATTTGCCTCAGGGCTGGCGTCAACGACTGGCTTTGGGATGTTCGCTCCTGCATAAACCGGACATTTTGTTTCTGGATGAACCTACGTCGGGAGTTGATCCTGTCACCAGAGGTCATTTCTGGAATTTCATCAAGCAGCTTGCCGCAGCTGGAATGACCGTTTTTGTTACCACACACTACATGGATGAAGCGCGTTTCTGTGAAAGAATCGTGATGATTAACGAAGGCCGTATTGTGGCTTCTGGAACTCCGGCGGAGATTATCAACAACGCCTGTCCGGATAAGCCGGATGCCGATCTGAATGACGCTTTCATAAAATTGATGACGAGGGACAGCAATTGA
- a CDS encoding ABC transporter ATP-binding protein — MAASLENSSHIVEVKNITKRFDDIEAVKDVSFNVERGNIFGLVGSDGAGKSTLLRLIATMIEPTQGEIMVNGLDVVTQKQRIKNIIGYMPQRFGLYQDLTVDENMQFFMDVFDVPRNQRKTRREKYLGFSNLLPFTNRLAGNLSGGMKQKLGLACVLVHEPQLLILDEPTNGVDPVSRHEFWEILGGMKEEGMTILVSTAYLDEGEKCDRLMLMHSSVILASETPAKMRGQYADLEQSIIARIIEVDKDIANDSFRL, encoded by the coding sequence ATGGCCGCTTCCCTGGAAAATTCCTCCCACATCGTGGAAGTCAAAAACATTACCAAACGCTTTGATGATATTGAAGCAGTTAAGGACGTTTCTTTTAATGTTGAAAGAGGCAATATTTTCGGTTTGGTTGGCTCCGATGGTGCGGGCAAATCAACTCTCCTGAGGCTGATTGCCACCATGATCGAACCAACGCAAGGCGAAATTATGGTAAACGGTCTCGATGTGGTAACCCAGAAACAAAGAATCAAAAACATTATCGGTTACATGCCTCAGCGTTTTGGTCTCTATCAGGACCTTACCGTCGATGAGAACATGCAATTTTTCATGGATGTTTTTGATGTGCCACGCAATCAGAGAAAAACCCGCCGAGAAAAATATTTGGGATTTTCCAACCTTCTTCCTTTTACAAACAGGCTGGCCGGCAATCTCTCCGGAGGAATGAAACAGAAACTGGGACTTGCCTGCGTACTGGTGCATGAACCGCAACTGTTGATACTGGACGAGCCGACCAATGGTGTCGATCCGGTATCACGTCATGAATTCTGGGAAATATTGGGCGGTATGAAAGAAGAAGGCATGACCATTCTTGTCTCCACGGCCTACCTCGATGAAGGAGAAAAATGCGACCGGCTGATGCTGATGCACAGTTCTGTTATTCTGGCGTCGGAGACACCGGCAAAAATGCGCGGACAATATGCCGATCTGGAACAATCAATAATTGCACGCATCATCGAAGTGGATAAGGATATTGCCAATGACTCATTCCGGCTCTGA